The Paenibacillus uliginis N3/975 genome has a window encoding:
- the pknB gene encoding Stk1 family PASTA domain-containing Ser/Thr kinase → MIGHELAGRYKIIERIGGGGMALVYKAQDILLNRNVAIKVLRQQFVHDEEFIRRFRREAQSAASLSHPNVVSIYDVGQEDEVHYIVMEYIEGNNLNEIIKERAPLQVDEAVRIASQICDALDHAHHNQIIHRDIKPHNILIGRNGRVKVTDFGIARAVTSTTITQTGSVVGSVHYFSPEHAKGVATGEKSDLYSLGIVLYQMLTARLPFLGESPISVALKHLQEEFDEPREVNPLIPQSVENVILKSMRKNPQERYQSAEEMMQDLETCLLPNRRNEPKVDFEDDEDQTRVMPAIKTMQPGNHVTAPVYDPEDEEPDKEEVKPGNPKKKWKKPALIIGLVLLFLGILAGVVIYVNKMLVVPEVTIPSVVKMTEEDAVRTLEELGLVVDNNVIRLYKQGVDEGIVYEQSKNEGTVVKEGSIIQLSVGAAKELSKMPELSGKTLDEVLKLLKGQKVSEDQIDTNEEHSDSVPAGEIISQLPVSGEEFDPDTVQVRLIVSKGKQSVTMYNLIGKSRSEAESLIRELGLRVGTVEPVPSFTVKKGEVIEQWPWEPNQPATPGTEQSLKVSSGYPPEALNYTFKVPVAPNREGEQSQIRIVYSDALGDNQEGESRTITTTEIIPVKLLLAPEKNGSVEIYRDGRALDTYSVLYTDAKNGTVPQPEIEAPPVPEVPVTTDPPQEDIGGDNGGDQGTDQGTDQGTDQGEENGHEDDSALSNEGKGKGDKMKDSKKNHDDIDAAGWGR, encoded by the coding sequence ATGATCGGACATGAATTGGCTGGTCGTTACAAGATCATAGAACGAATCGGCGGCGGTGGAATGGCGCTGGTCTACAAGGCACAGGATATTTTACTGAACCGAAACGTAGCGATCAAAGTGCTGCGGCAGCAGTTTGTGCACGATGAGGAATTTATCCGCCGTTTCAGGCGTGAGGCACAATCTGCGGCGTCATTGTCGCATCCGAATGTGGTCAGCATTTATGATGTTGGCCAAGAGGATGAAGTTCATTATATCGTCATGGAATATATCGAGGGCAACAACCTCAACGAAATCATTAAAGAGAGAGCTCCGCTTCAGGTAGACGAGGCGGTACGAATTGCTTCTCAAATTTGTGATGCACTGGATCATGCCCATCATAATCAGATCATTCATCGTGATATCAAACCGCATAACATTTTAATCGGTCGCAATGGCCGTGTAAAAGTAACGGATTTCGGTATTGCGAGAGCTGTAACTTCTACGACGATTACCCAGACAGGATCTGTTGTGGGTTCTGTGCATTACTTTTCCCCAGAGCATGCCAAGGGCGTAGCTACCGGAGAGAAGTCGGATTTATATTCTCTTGGTATTGTATTGTATCAAATGCTGACGGCACGTCTGCCGTTTCTCGGAGAAAGTCCGATCAGTGTGGCGCTTAAACATCTTCAGGAGGAATTTGATGAGCCTAGGGAAGTGAACCCGCTTATTCCTCAAAGTGTGGAGAATGTTATTCTGAAATCGATGCGTAAAAATCCGCAGGAACGTTATCAATCTGCGGAAGAAATGATGCAGGATCTGGAAACTTGTCTGCTGCCTAACCGGCGGAATGAGCCTAAGGTCGATTTCGAAGATGATGAGGATCAGACCCGTGTGATGCCTGCTATCAAAACGATGCAGCCTGGTAATCATGTTACTGCTCCCGTCTATGATCCTGAGGATGAAGAACCGGATAAGGAAGAAGTTAAGCCCGGAAATCCGAAGAAGAAATGGAAAAAACCAGCGCTTATAATCGGTTTAGTCCTTCTGTTTCTGGGTATCCTGGCTGGTGTAGTTATTTATGTGAATAAAATGCTGGTTGTGCCTGAGGTCACGATTCCTAGCGTAGTGAAAATGACAGAAGAAGATGCTGTTCGTACGCTGGAGGAACTGGGCCTTGTTGTTGATAACAATGTGATCAGACTTTACAAGCAGGGTGTAGACGAAGGTATTGTGTATGAGCAAAGTAAGAACGAAGGAACTGTCGTCAAGGAAGGTTCAATTATTCAATTATCGGTAGGAGCCGCCAAAGAGTTAAGCAAAATGCCGGAATTAAGCGGGAAAACGCTAGATGAGGTACTCAAGCTGCTGAAAGGCCAAAAGGTGAGCGAAGACCAGATTGATACAAATGAAGAGCACAGTGACAGCGTACCGGCAGGGGAGATCATTTCCCAGTTACCAGTTAGCGGTGAGGAATTTGATCCGGACACAGTCCAAGTCCGGCTGATTGTAAGTAAAGGCAAGCAATCTGTGACTATGTATAACCTGATCGGTAAGTCTCGAAGCGAAGCGGAGAGTCTGATTAGGGAGCTCGGACTTCGGGTAGGTACGGTGGAACCAGTACCAAGCTTCACCGTGAAAAAAGGTGAAGTTATCGAGCAGTGGCCTTGGGAACCAAACCAGCCTGCCACGCCGGGAACGGAACAAAGCTTGAAAGTAAGCTCGGGTTATCCGCCTGAAGCGTTGAACTATACCTTTAAGGTTCCGGTGGCACCTAACCGTGAGGGAGAGCAAAGCCAGATTCGTATCGTTTACTCTGATGCGCTAGGTGACAATCAGGAAGGGGAAAGCCGCACGATCACCACAACGGAGATTATTCCGGTGAAACTCCTACTAGCTCCGGAGAAAAACGGCTCGGTAGAAATTTATCGGGATGGCCGTGCGCTTGATACGTACTCGGTATTATATACCGACGCCAAGAACGGAACGGTGCCACAGCCTGAGATTGAAGCACCGCCTGTGCCTGAGGTTCCTGTCACTACTGATCCTCCACAGGAAGATATTGGTGGAGACAATGGTGGAGATCAGGGTACAGATCAAGGTACAGATCAAGGAACAGATCAGGGTGAAGAGAACGGTCATGAAGATGACTCGGCTTTATCCAATGAGGGTAAAGGTAAAGGCGATAAGATGAAGGATTCGAAGAAAAATCACGATGATATTGATGCCGCAGGATGGGGCAGGTAA
- the rpe gene encoding ribulose-phosphate 3-epimerase, with the protein MIKIAPSILSADFAKLGDEIAEAQAGGADWIHVDVMDGHFVPNITLGPPIVQAIRPHTTLPLDVHLMIEQPECYIADFALAGADYITVHAETCPHLHRVIHLIKEHGAKAGVAINPGTPAHVLQEVLPDLDMVLVMTVNPGFGGQAFIERTVRKIEQLREWIANSPNPGIHIEVDGGITSETAPLVTKAGADVLVAGSAVFGKPDRSSAIAEIRKSAQF; encoded by the coding sequence ATGATTAAGATAGCGCCATCGATACTTTCGGCGGATTTTGCCAAACTTGGTGATGAAATTGCAGAAGCACAGGCGGGAGGAGCGGACTGGATCCATGTAGACGTGATGGACGGCCATTTCGTGCCTAATATTACGCTTGGACCTCCAATCGTTCAGGCGATCAGACCCCACACTACACTGCCACTGGATGTACATTTGATGATTGAGCAGCCGGAGTGTTATATCGCTGATTTCGCATTAGCTGGGGCTGACTATATTACTGTTCATGCAGAAACCTGCCCACATCTCCACCGTGTCATTCATTTGATTAAGGAGCACGGGGCTAAGGCTGGTGTAGCCATTAATCCGGGAACTCCTGCCCATGTCCTACAGGAAGTTCTGCCTGATCTGGATATGGTGCTCGTTATGACCGTTAACCCCGGTTTCGGCGGACAAGCTTTCATCGAGCGCACCGTGCGGAAAATTGAGCAGTTGAGAGAGTGGATTGCCAATTCCCCGAATCCGGGAATTCATATAGAGGTAGACGGCGGTATAACATCCGAGACGGCTCCGCTCGTAACGAAGGCCGGTGCAGACGTACTGGTGGCTGGAAGCGCCGTTTTTGGCAAGCCGGATCGCTCGTCTGCTATCGCAGAGATTCGCAAGAGCGCGCAGTTCTAA
- the rsgA gene encoding ribosome small subunit-dependent GTPase A, whose translation MLEGLIVKALSGYYYVKPLREGNVVSGEDPSVQCRARGIFKKRGVSPLVGDRVMYSLTENGEGTVEEILPRSSQLIRPPVANVHLAVLLFSVREPDMSLLLLDKFLVHIEHSDLKALICLTKQDLADDSGDSTEEVKRVYEKIGYEVIVTSSLQGVGTEEVKERLAGQISVFSGQSGVGKSSLLNALMPGLSLETSEISMRLGRGRHTTRHVELIELDNGGFVADTPGFSQLDFLELGVEELSSCFREFIPYAENCKFRGCSHTHEPGCQVIQAKEDGDIADSRYKHYVDFFTEMKDKKRRY comes from the coding sequence ATGCTTGAAGGACTGATTGTTAAGGCACTGAGCGGATATTACTACGTCAAACCACTGCGAGAAGGCAATGTTGTATCCGGGGAAGACCCATCGGTTCAATGCAGAGCCCGCGGAATTTTCAAAAAAAGAGGTGTTTCTCCGCTTGTCGGAGATCGTGTAATGTACTCTTTGACCGAGAATGGGGAGGGGACCGTGGAAGAAATTCTTCCGCGGTCTTCCCAATTAATACGTCCTCCAGTAGCTAATGTTCATTTAGCCGTTCTTTTATTTTCAGTAAGAGAACCGGATATGAGCTTGCTGCTGTTGGACAAATTCCTCGTACATATTGAGCACTCTGATCTAAAGGCTCTAATCTGTTTAACGAAGCAGGATCTTGCCGATGATTCCGGTGACTCCACGGAAGAAGTAAAGCGTGTATACGAGAAGATCGGTTACGAGGTTATCGTGACGAGTTCGTTGCAGGGAGTCGGTACTGAGGAAGTCAAGGAACGGCTCGCGGGACAAATCAGTGTATTTTCCGGTCAATCGGGTGTAGGTAAATCCTCATTGCTCAATGCGTTAATGCCTGGACTGTCTTTGGAGACGAGTGAGATCAGTATGCGGCTTGGACGCGGACGTCATACGACAAGGCATGTTGAGCTGATAGAGCTGGATAATGGGGGCTTTGTCGCCGATACTCCGGGATTCAGTCAGCTGGATTTTCTTGAACTGGGCGTAGAGGAGTTGTCCAGCTGCTTCAGGGAGTTCATTCCTTATGCGGAGAATTGTAAGTTCAGAGGCTGTAGTCATACACACGAACCCGGTTGTCAGGTCATTCAGGCCAAAGAAGATGGAGACATCGCAGATAGCCGTTATAAACACTATGTTGATTTTTTTACAGAAATGAAAGACAAGAAGCGGAGGTACTAA
- the spoVM gene encoding stage V sporulation protein SpoVM, with translation MKFYTFKLPKFLGGFVKAILNTFHKG, from the coding sequence ATGAAATTTTATACGTTCAAGCTGCCGAAGTTTTTGGGAGGTTTTGTGAAGGCCATTTTGAACACGTTTCACAAAGGCTGA